A single region of the Manihot esculenta cultivar AM560-2 chromosome 12, M.esculenta_v8, whole genome shotgun sequence genome encodes:
- the LOC110628318 gene encoding oxygen-evolving enhancer protein 1, chloroplastic: MAASLQAAATLMQPTKVGAPARTSLQLRSSQSVSKAFGLEPTSARITCSLQSDLKDLAQKCVDVTKIAGFALATSALVVSGASAEGVPKRLTYDEIQSKTYLEVKGTGTANQCPTIEGGVDKFAFKPGKYTAKKFCLEPTSFTVKAEGVSKNSPPEFQNTKLMTRLTYTLDEIEGPFEVSPDGTVKFEEKDGIDYAAVTVQLPGGERVPFLFTIKQLVATGKPENFGGEFLVPSYRGSSFLDPKGRGGSTGYDNAVALPAGGRGDEEELAKENNKNVSSSTGKITLSVTGSKPETGEIIGVFESIQPSDTDLGAKTPKDVKIQGIWYAHLES, translated from the exons ATGGCAGCCTCACTACAAGCAGCAGCCACACTCATGCAACCCACCAAGGTGGGCGCACCAGCTAGGACCAGCCTGCAGCTCAGGTCTTCTCAGAGCGTCTCAAAGGCTTTTGGGTTGGAGCCAACTTCTGCTAGGATCACTTGCTCCTTGCAATCTGACCTCAAGGACTTGGCTCAGAAGTGTGTTGATGTTACTAAGATTGCTGGATTTGCTCTTGCTACATCTGCTCTTGTCGTCTCT GGAGCAAGTGCTGAGGGAGTCCCCAAGAGGCTAACGTATGATGAAATCCAAAGCAAGACATATTTGGAAGTAAAGGGAACTGGTACTGCTAACCAGTGCCCAACAATTGAAGGTGGCGTCGACAAATTTGCATTCAAGCCTGGAAAATACACCGCCAAGAAGTTCTGCTTAGAGCCCACTTCATTCACTGTCAAGGCAGAAGGTGTAAGCAAGAATTCTCCACCTGAGTTCCAAAACACTAAGCTCATGACTCGCTTGACCTACACTCTCGACGAGATTGAGGGACCTTTCGAAGTCTCCCCTGATGGAACTGTCAAGTTTGAGGAGAAAGATGGGATTGATTACGCTGCTGTGACCGTACAGCTTCCTGGTGGTGAACGTGTGCCTTTCCTTTTCACCATCAAACAGTTGGTGGCAACAGGTAAACCGGAGAACTTTGGAGGAGAATTTCTCGTACCGTCCTACCGTGGTTCATCTTTCTTGGACCCAAAGGGAAGAGGTGGCTCAACTGGTTATGACAATGCCGTTGCCTTGCCAGCCGGAGGCAGAGGAGATGAGGAGGAGCTAGCCAAGGAGAACAATAAGAATGTTTCGTCATCAACAGGGAAAATCACCTTGAGTGTCACCGGATCAAAACCTGAGACTGGAGAGATTATTGGAGTGTTTGAGAGTATTCAGCCATCTGATACTGATTTGGGAGCAAAAACTCCAAAAGATGTGAAGATCCAGGGCATCTGGTATGCTCATCTTGAGTCATAA